One Actinospica robiniae DSM 44927 genomic region harbors:
- a CDS encoding DDE-type integrase/transposase/recombinase: MYRILREHGQAGERRRQAGHPANVKPELVATGPNHVWSWDVTRLRSHAKGVYFHLYVMLDIYSRKAICWRLALSENAVDAEEFIAAAIAANGGIRPTYIHADRGSAMTAGSVADLMTRLAITRSHSRPKTSNDNPYSEAQFRTLKYDPYFPEVFADLAHATEYVNAYLPHYNHAHRHSGIGWHTPASVHHGTAELIRDQRQLVLNAAYTANPERFARRPTAPTIPETVWINDPNAITRPPLPAHLRNN, encoded by the coding sequence ATGTACCGGATCCTGCGCGAGCACGGCCAGGCCGGCGAACGCCGACGGCAGGCCGGACACCCGGCGAACGTGAAACCGGAGCTCGTCGCGACCGGCCCGAACCACGTGTGGTCCTGGGACGTCACCCGCCTGCGCTCGCACGCGAAAGGCGTCTACTTCCACCTGTACGTGATGCTCGACATCTACTCCCGCAAGGCGATCTGCTGGCGCCTGGCGCTCTCGGAGAACGCCGTGGACGCCGAGGAGTTCATCGCCGCCGCGATCGCGGCCAACGGCGGCATCCGCCCCACCTACATCCACGCCGACCGCGGCAGCGCGATGACCGCCGGGTCCGTCGCCGACCTGATGACCCGGCTCGCGATCACCCGCTCCCACAGCAGGCCCAAGACCTCGAACGACAACCCCTACTCCGAAGCACAATTCAGAACCCTAAAATACGACCCCTATTTCCCCGAGGTCTTCGCCGACCTCGCCCACGCGACTGAATACGTCAACGCCTACCTCCCCCACTACAACCACGCCCACCGCCACTCCGGCATCGGCTGGCACACCCCGGCCTCCGTGCACCACGGAACCGCCGAACTCATCCGCGACCAGCGCCAACTCGTCCTGAACGCTGCCTATACCGCCAACCCCGAACGCTTCGCCCGCCGCCCCACCGCCCCTACCATCCCCGAAACCGTCTGGATCAACGACCCCAACGCCATAACCCGACCGCCCCTGCCAGCCCACCTGCGCAACAACTAG
- a CDS encoding IS630 family transposase (programmed frameshift), protein MRYPQGGGLTAQRREVRERLRMAAAERFALGQDNTLIAKDLRVHVRSLQRWRKAWSEGGEAALVSKGPTSLPMLSDELFAKLEAELDKGPEAHGFPDQTWTLARIKTVIGRRFHKSYTPQGVAALLHRHGWSHQSPARRAVERDEHAVTVGKGDLAARGRTRAALSAWLVFEDEAGFTMTPPTSRTWSRRGHTPIARVRGRSRQHLSIAALTCYKPGERPRLIYRPAPARQPDGRKGFAWYHYRDLLTAAHHQLGGPIVLIWDNLNTHVCSAMKKFIAEHDWLTVYQLPAYSPDLNPTEGIWSLVRRALANIAFADLAHLEHAIRQRLRIIQHQPALIPLCQSGVSHPVSPG, encoded by the exons GTGAGATACCCACAAGGCGGTGGTCTGACCGCGCAGCGGCGGGAGGTGCGCGAGCGCCTGCGGATGGCGGCGGCCGAACGCTTTGCTCTCGGGCAGGACAATACGCTGATCGCCAAGGATCTGCGCGTCCACGTGCGCTCGCTCCAGCGCTGGCGCAAGGCCTGGTCCGAAGGCGGCGAGGCCGCGCTGGTCTCGAAGGGCCCGACATCCCTGCCGATGCTCAGCGACGAGTTGTTCGCGAAATTGGAGGCCGAGCTCGACAAGGGGCCGGAGGCTCACGGCTTCCCGGACCAGACCTGGACACTCGCGCGGATCAAGACCGTCATCGGCCGCCGATTCCACAAGAGCTATACGCCGCAGGGCGTCGCCGCGCTGCTGCACCGGCACGGCTGGAGCCACCAGAGCCCGGCGCGCCGCGCCGTCGAACGCGACGAGCACGCCGTGACG GTGGGTAAAGGAGACCTGGCCGCACGCGGAAGAACCCGGGCGGCGCTGAGTGCCTGGCTCGTCTTCGAGGACGAAGCCGGATTCACGATGACGCCGCCCACCTCCCGAACCTGGTCCCGACGCGGACACACCCCGATCGCGCGCGTGCGCGGCCGCTCCCGCCAGCACCTATCCATAGCCGCACTGACCTGCTACAAGCCCGGTGAACGCCCTAGGCTGATCTACCGGCCGGCACCCGCGAGACAGCCCGACGGGCGCAAGGGCTTCGCCTGGTACCACTACCGTGACCTGCTGACCGCCGCCCACCACCAACTCGGCGGCCCGATCGTCCTGATCTGGGACAACCTCAACACCCACGTGTGCTCGGCCATGAAGAAGTTCATCGCCGAACACGACTGGCTCACCGTCTACCAGCTCCCGGCCTACAGCCCGGACCTGAACCCGACCGAGGGGATCTGGTCCCTGGTACGCCGAGCCCTGGCGAACATCGCCTTCGCCGACCTCGCCCACCTCGAACACGCCATACGCCAGCGCCTACGCATCATCCAGCACCAACCCGCACTCATCCCTCTCTGCCAGTCTGGGGTGAGTCACCCGGTTAGTCCGGGTTAG
- a CDS encoding IS110 family transposase, which yields MALIFSKFEPITRAWPRLSLRKRSFVRQARRHPTGAGIDTYTELHQAAVIETIGWHLATEAFPSTPAGYRRLLTWLRSHGQVIAVGMEGTGSFGAELARYLRAHHVTVIEVDRPDRRARRAAGNSDPVDAYAADRSVGTKVSSGRAHCGSGVSPIAIARVRVKTTIASSVPR from the coding sequence GTGGCCCTGATCTTCTCGAAATTCGAACCGATAACCCGCGCGTGGCCACGGTTGTCGTTGCGCAAGCGGTCGTTTGTCAGACAGGCCCGGCGTCACCCGACCGGCGCCGGGATCGACACCTACACCGAGCTCCACCAGGCCGCCGTCATCGAAACGATCGGCTGGCACCTGGCCACCGAGGCCTTCCCCTCCACCCCCGCAGGCTACCGGCGCCTGCTGACCTGGCTGCGCTCGCACGGCCAAGTGATCGCCGTGGGCATGGAGGGCACCGGATCCTTCGGCGCCGAGCTTGCCCGTTACCTCCGCGCCCACCACGTCACCGTCATCGAGGTCGACCGACCCGACCGCCGAGCGCGCCGTGCCGCAGGCAATTCCGACCCCGTCGACGCCTACGCCGCCGATCGGTCCGTCGGCACCAAGGTCTCGTCCGGTCGCGCTCACTGCGGCTCCGGTGTGAGCCCGATCGCAATCGCGAGGGTGCGGGTGAAGACGACCATCGCGTCGTCGGTCCCAAGGTGA
- a CDS encoding DUF4145 domain-containing protein — protein MAYRCVGCEALCLAKGHFAYVNLGSPDPDSFYPESWYPQQPLRVSYPQFVPHEIASLASEAHGCVSVGHFRAAVALARAVVEAAAKAKGITSGTLIKKIDELHTRGLIYEHVKDAAHEVRHGGNEIAHGDLVHETISAEEAASIVELMDMLLDGVFIAPGKTPLCQSGVSHPVSPG, from the coding sequence ATGGCCTACCGCTGCGTGGGATGCGAAGCCCTGTGCCTCGCCAAGGGGCACTTCGCGTATGTGAACCTCGGATCCCCCGATCCTGACTCGTTCTACCCAGAGTCCTGGTATCCGCAGCAGCCACTCCGAGTCTCATACCCGCAGTTCGTTCCCCATGAGATCGCGAGCCTGGCCTCGGAGGCACACGGATGCGTAAGCGTCGGACATTTCCGCGCCGCCGTTGCGCTCGCTCGAGCCGTGGTCGAAGCAGCAGCGAAGGCGAAGGGGATCACAAGCGGCACACTCATCAAGAAGATCGACGAACTGCACACCCGAGGCCTGATCTACGAGCACGTCAAGGACGCGGCACATGAAGTCAGACACGGCGGTAACGAGATCGCCCACGGAGACCTGGTGCACGAGACGATCTCGGCGGAGGAAGCCGCGTCGATCGTCGAGCTAATGGACATGTTGCTCGACGGCGTCTTCATCGCCCCAGGCAAAACCCCTCTCTGCCAGTCTGGGGTGAGTCACCCGGTTAGTCCGGGTTAG
- a CDS encoding IS3 family transposase codes for MRFAFISSIVEDQDESGIPRRDRYPIELMCRILAVSRSGYYAWSNRQESAHTQRDAELTAEIVKIDQDHEGRYGIDRIHAELAKAGHATSQRRVRRLARAAGLRCVHPAARRKNTTMQDPANNRGLLDLVERDFFPDAPNEIWYGDVTYIWTLAGWAYLATVIDGFSRQVIGWAVADHMREELVLDALRMAIARRRPAQGQTVMHTDRGSVYTGRAFRDLCLDHGMLPSVGNTGICFDNAAAESFNALYKKELIHLSIWSELKQVRAATFEYIETYYNRTRIQRQLGYLSPSQYESIFDNKLALAA; via the coding sequence GTGAGGTTCGCCTTCATCTCCTCCATCGTCGAGGACCAGGATGAATCAGGCATACCGCGCCGAGACCGCTACCCGATCGAGCTGATGTGCCGCATCCTGGCGGTCTCCCGATCCGGATATTACGCCTGGTCAAACCGGCAAGAGTCGGCACACACCCAGCGCGACGCCGAGCTGACCGCCGAGATCGTGAAGATAGACCAGGACCACGAGGGCCGCTACGGGATCGACCGCATCCACGCCGAACTGGCCAAGGCGGGCCACGCCACCTCGCAGCGCCGGGTCCGCCGCCTGGCACGGGCCGCCGGCCTGCGCTGCGTACATCCGGCCGCCAGACGCAAGAACACCACCATGCAGGACCCTGCGAACAACCGCGGCCTGCTCGACCTGGTCGAACGCGACTTCTTCCCCGACGCGCCGAACGAGATCTGGTACGGCGACGTCACCTACATCTGGACCCTGGCCGGCTGGGCGTACCTGGCGACAGTGATCGACGGGTTCTCCCGCCAGGTGATCGGATGGGCCGTGGCCGACCACATGCGCGAGGAACTCGTCCTGGACGCGCTGCGCATGGCGATCGCCCGCCGCCGACCAGCACAGGGCCAGACCGTGATGCACACCGACCGAGGCAGCGTCTACACCGGACGCGCATTCCGCGACCTGTGCCTCGACCACGGCATGCTGCCCTCGGTCGGCAACACCGGAATCTGCTTCGATAACGCCGCCGCCGAGTCGTTCAACGCGCTCTACAAGAAGGAACTCATACATCTGTCGATCTGGAGCGAGCTGAAGCAGGTCCGTGCGGCCACCTTCGAGTACATCGAGACCTACTACAACCGCACACGGATCCAGCGCCAGCTCGGATACCTGAGCCCATCTCAATACGAGTCAATTTTTGACAACAAGCTTGCATTAGCAGCATAA
- a CDS encoding IS3 family transposase, which produces MLALLNAEENADLAPAQLYARELDEGRYHCSVSTMYRILREHGQAGERRRQAGHPANVKPELVATGPNHVWSWDVTRLRSHAKGVYFHLYVMLDIYSRKAICWRLALSENAVDAEEFIAAAIAANGGIRPTYIHADRGSAMTAGSVADLMTRLAITRSHSRPKTSNDNPYSEAQFRTLKYDPYFPEVFADLAHATEYVNAYLPHYNHALDPRQSRRHSEPLRWLVYGG; this is translated from the coding sequence GTGCTCGCCCTGCTCAACGCCGAGGAGAACGCCGACCTGGCCCCCGCCCAGCTCTACGCCCGCGAGCTCGACGAGGGCCGCTACCACTGCTCGGTCTCCACGATGTACCGGATCCTGCGCGAGCACGGCCAGGCCGGCGAACGCCGACGGCAGGCCGGACACCCGGCGAACGTGAAACCGGAGCTCGTCGCGACCGGCCCGAACCACGTGTGGTCCTGGGACGTCACCCGCCTGCGCTCGCACGCGAAAGGCGTCTACTTCCACCTGTACGTGATGCTCGACATCTACTCCCGCAAGGCGATCTGCTGGCGCCTGGCGCTCTCGGAGAACGCCGTGGACGCCGAGGAGTTCATCGCCGCCGCGATCGCGGCCAACGGCGGCATCCGCCCCACCTACATCCACGCCGACCGCGGCAGCGCGATGACCGCCGGGTCCGTCGCCGACCTGATGACCCGGCTCGCGATCACCCGCTCCCACAGCAGGCCCAAGACCTCGAACGACAACCCCTACTCCGAAGCACAATTCAGAACCCTAAAATACGACCCCTATTTCCCCGAGGTCTTCGCCGACCTCGCCCACGCGACTGAATACGTCAACGCCTACCTCCCCCACTACAACCACGCCCTGGACCCCCGGCAGTCTCGTAGACACTCAGAGCCACTAAGGTGGCTGGTCTACGGAGGTTGA
- a CDS encoding protein kinase domain-containing protein translates to MNRITEVTRLRILDGLTQVGALWFGRLDDVRFLRRLYDLSALPSEDPRFTTAEQDIVQHRVRNDDWEDNWVFQDARLGLADGTDEVLLAFLVEMLNPVVRSDRGEVERLLAVFNDALAYDGYTIVETGQISGAPVYGYRATGADRSIFPTAPSGAAAAIPTAPATSEGEREQALISSYGQLRFDEVEDRADGLLDVLVDVITMDGGRPRKLTQSLIEGSRALGVELDGASYIIDVLWPETPVDIGLLEQVARAAAGRSSRTPRVVLCGSGFTPEIVAGASDRESGGCALLDASHLEAMLCRLVSPSLVLDQVHKQIEFAGRAFTALADLVAGEAPAPARMWTPDKQPAPWTVNDKPSGAASISVGLVGDPGWEQPSGLSAGPPGHVFVTVDSGVLDLDTRRGTTSWLVFVPGCHGPALRTPDGRILVACGRAVIEAEGTSIRAVAGAFDLSARLVPGDDGEVWVLAGANVVHDLHDERSISLTRIGRGVGDQLTRQIVFPAAVRSAVSLGRHRFFLAASGHSAVVDLDRSSRVSRSAWLESAGSYPANSVRDFAGNIVTASGTGTGTRVLVHRTDPENGAAELLADLALNRVDGLAEDGASGVYLLGDVRGNGPDPRPLLLHLRFAHAPAQVAAPGASAASDQHDYLEPYDVVLAAACGNRRDYALDNRPLDDGGQGAVFRAEHKPSGLFVAFKKRSSGLDAAVARMRREIEFGRQFGEDPHVMPVLDADANASWFTMPLAEGTAETLALALQAPDELRAMVTAVCGALSLAHGFGWIHRDIKPANILRLDGRWVLADWGLGRRARGQTTFPGRTKVGVTYGTEGFAAPELSIDAHQADGRADIYSIGQVIGWALTRKWPQANVPLMPATGSWRHIVREATRLEPDHRPADIAALLELIHIELDPAAEEPASVGERLLAEAKAGRGRAIGELLDLASRHPASYELYVEILLGLDPQALAAELVAIPQRGRDVVRAMNAQTPGPSVVMEYWQVDRIIRLMLAVARAAEAEALWELVEEAASGLAERDADWDRWDVQKDISTWLREITGDAASIAASSLRRYPKSAQHFAHLANDRHVDPRVRSALAASGGTDD, encoded by the coding sequence ATGAACCGGATCACAGAAGTCACCCGGCTCAGGATCCTGGACGGGCTCACGCAGGTTGGCGCTTTGTGGTTCGGTCGTCTTGACGACGTGCGCTTCCTCCGTCGCCTCTACGACCTCAGCGCCCTTCCCAGCGAGGACCCCCGTTTCACGACTGCGGAGCAGGACATCGTCCAGCACCGGGTCCGGAACGATGATTGGGAGGACAACTGGGTCTTCCAAGATGCCCGGCTCGGGCTCGCGGACGGAACCGACGAAGTGCTGCTCGCCTTCCTCGTTGAGATGCTGAACCCGGTCGTACGGTCCGACCGTGGTGAGGTCGAGCGTCTGCTGGCAGTGTTCAACGACGCGTTGGCGTACGACGGGTACACGATCGTCGAAACTGGGCAGATCAGCGGCGCACCGGTTTATGGCTACCGTGCGACCGGAGCCGATCGATCGATCTTCCCGACGGCCCCCTCTGGTGCGGCTGCCGCGATACCGACCGCACCGGCTACTTCGGAGGGTGAGCGTGAGCAAGCGCTGATCTCGTCGTACGGTCAGCTGCGCTTCGATGAGGTGGAAGATCGGGCTGACGGGCTCCTGGATGTGCTCGTCGACGTCATCACCATGGACGGCGGTCGGCCGAGAAAGCTGACGCAATCGCTCATCGAGGGCTCACGCGCACTCGGCGTAGAGCTGGACGGCGCCTCGTACATCATCGACGTGCTGTGGCCAGAGACGCCTGTAGACATCGGGTTGCTCGAACAGGTCGCGAGGGCCGCTGCCGGGCGGAGTTCACGGACGCCGCGCGTCGTGCTGTGCGGCTCAGGTTTTACACCGGAGATCGTGGCCGGGGCGTCTGACCGTGAATCCGGGGGATGCGCTCTGCTTGACGCCTCTCACCTGGAGGCCATGCTGTGCCGCCTTGTCTCACCAAGCTTGGTGCTTGACCAAGTGCACAAGCAGATCGAGTTCGCGGGCAGAGCGTTCACAGCCCTCGCGGACCTTGTCGCGGGGGAGGCGCCTGCCCCGGCCAGAATGTGGACGCCGGACAAACAGCCCGCGCCGTGGACCGTCAACGATAAGCCGTCGGGCGCCGCGTCGATTAGTGTTGGCCTTGTCGGTGACCCCGGCTGGGAGCAGCCGTCAGGACTGTCTGCGGGGCCGCCTGGGCATGTGTTCGTGACGGTTGATTCAGGTGTTCTTGACCTCGACACTCGCCGTGGCACCACATCGTGGCTTGTGTTCGTTCCCGGTTGCCACGGTCCTGCTTTGCGCACGCCGGACGGACGCATACTGGTCGCTTGCGGCCGTGCGGTCATTGAGGCGGAAGGCACCTCGATCAGGGCGGTTGCTGGTGCTTTTGACCTGTCGGCGCGGCTGGTGCCTGGTGACGACGGTGAGGTCTGGGTTCTCGCGGGTGCCAACGTCGTTCATGACCTGCATGACGAGCGCTCCATCTCGCTGACGCGCATCGGGAGGGGCGTTGGTGACCAGTTGACCCGGCAGATTGTGTTTCCTGCAGCGGTCCGTAGCGCGGTGAGCCTTGGCCGGCACAGGTTCTTCCTCGCCGCGTCGGGACACTCCGCCGTGGTCGACCTGGACCGGAGTAGCCGTGTGTCACGGAGTGCGTGGCTCGAGTCCGCTGGGTCGTACCCGGCGAACAGTGTGCGGGATTTCGCTGGCAATATCGTGACGGCCTCCGGTACGGGAACGGGCACCCGCGTGCTTGTGCACCGTACGGATCCGGAGAACGGCGCTGCGGAGCTGCTGGCGGATCTCGCTCTTAACCGGGTAGATGGTCTGGCAGAAGACGGCGCCTCTGGCGTTTACCTGCTGGGAGACGTACGCGGAAACGGTCCCGACCCGCGACCGTTGCTGCTCCACCTCAGGTTCGCGCACGCTCCGGCTCAGGTGGCTGCGCCAGGTGCGAGTGCTGCCTCCGATCAGCATGATTACCTTGAGCCGTACGACGTGGTACTTGCTGCAGCATGTGGCAATCGACGGGACTACGCGCTCGACAACCGCCCGCTCGATGACGGCGGCCAGGGCGCGGTGTTCCGGGCAGAGCACAAGCCGTCCGGCCTCTTTGTCGCCTTCAAGAAGCGGAGCTCTGGGCTGGACGCCGCTGTCGCGCGGATGAGACGCGAGATCGAGTTCGGACGGCAGTTCGGTGAGGATCCCCACGTCATGCCGGTGCTCGACGCTGACGCGAATGCCTCTTGGTTCACGATGCCGCTTGCCGAAGGCACCGCTGAAACCCTGGCGCTTGCACTTCAGGCCCCGGACGAGCTGCGCGCGATGGTCACCGCAGTATGCGGTGCGCTCAGCCTCGCCCACGGGTTCGGCTGGATCCACCGCGATATCAAGCCGGCGAACATCTTGAGGCTCGACGGCAGGTGGGTTCTTGCGGACTGGGGGCTCGGGCGTCGCGCGCGGGGCCAGACCACCTTTCCCGGCCGTACGAAGGTGGGAGTCACCTACGGTACGGAAGGGTTCGCCGCCCCAGAGTTGTCGATCGACGCCCATCAGGCTGATGGGCGGGCAGACATCTACAGCATCGGCCAGGTCATCGGATGGGCGCTGACGAGGAAGTGGCCGCAGGCGAATGTTCCGCTCATGCCAGCGACGGGATCGTGGCGGCACATCGTCAGAGAGGCGACGCGGCTCGAGCCCGATCATCGACCCGCCGACATCGCGGCGCTGCTCGAGCTCATTCACATCGAGCTCGACCCGGCGGCAGAGGAGCCGGCCAGCGTAGGCGAACGACTTCTCGCTGAGGCTAAAGCCGGCCGGGGCAGGGCTATTGGCGAACTGCTCGACCTTGCGTCCCGGCATCCAGCAAGTTATGAGCTATACGTTGAAATCCTGCTGGGTCTCGATCCTCAGGCTCTTGCGGCTGAACTCGTTGCCATCCCGCAGCGCGGACGCGACGTGGTACGAGCGATGAACGCGCAGACGCCAGGGCCATCGGTTGTGATGGAGTATTGGCAGGTAGATCGCATCATCCGGCTGATGCTGGCGGTGGCCAGAGCCGCCGAGGCCGAGGCGCTGTGGGAGCTCGTTGAAGAGGCAGCGTCCGGTCTCGCAGAGCGCGACGCCGACTGGGACCGATGGGACGTTCAAAAAGACATCAGTACCTGGTTGCGTGAGATCACCGGTGACGCGGCGAGCATTGCCGCTTCGTCGCTTCGTCGCTATCCGAAGTCGGCCCAGCACTTCGCCCACTTGGCCAACGACAGGCACGTGGACCCACGTGTCCGAAGCGCACTCGCAGCATCTGGAGGTACAGACGATTAG
- a CDS encoding zinc ribbon domain-containing protein, protein MRRSRPRRSGIRVEFSVRPDAFAPQPLPEIDEEQLVRVRACPGCHLHYAVFAEHRFCPQCGQLAPGHVAFDALAADTARLDAFAQLPVEAGAALREQGVFDRLWIDTVENVVGVVEALASAVYHAHVSDAAVQLKGKGNIFQRLLDAADLFAAAGFRDLRTEIDAATWLRLEKAWAARHVFTHNDGIVDTRYLEKVPHSGMRLGQRLSLSDPLCREVLADVEVLCRAILALTP, encoded by the coding sequence ATGCGCCGATCGCGGCCACGCCGCTCCGGCATCCGCGTCGAATTCTCCGTCCGTCCCGACGCCTTTGCCCCGCAGCCGCTACCGGAGATTGATGAGGAGCAGCTGGTGCGTGTCCGCGCGTGTCCGGGATGTCACCTGCACTACGCGGTCTTCGCGGAGCACCGTTTCTGCCCGCAGTGTGGGCAGCTCGCCCCTGGCCACGTCGCGTTCGACGCACTGGCCGCGGACACGGCCAGGCTTGATGCGTTCGCACAGTTGCCGGTCGAGGCCGGCGCTGCATTGCGTGAGCAAGGCGTCTTCGATCGTCTCTGGATCGACACGGTGGAGAACGTGGTCGGCGTGGTCGAGGCCCTTGCCAGCGCCGTCTACCACGCGCACGTCTCCGATGCGGCCGTGCAGCTCAAGGGGAAGGGCAACATCTTTCAGCGCCTGCTGGATGCTGCTGATCTGTTCGCTGCGGCCGGGTTCCGGGACTTGCGCACAGAGATTGACGCGGCGACGTGGTTGCGGCTGGAGAAGGCATGGGCGGCCCGCCACGTTTTCACGCATAACGACGGCATCGTGGACACGAGGTATCTCGAGAAGGTGCCCCATTCGGGCATGCGGCTCGGGCAGCGCCTCAGCCTGTCAGACCCGCTGTGCCGGGAGGTGCTCGCCGACGTGGAAGTTCTGTGTCGCGCCATCCTCGCCCTGACTCCGTGA
- a CDS encoding DDE-type integrase/transposase/recombinase codes for MTGRSPATHYRRLKPPVQGPRPRRASPPCALTDAERAAVLALLNAEENADLAPAQLYARELDEGRYHCSVSTMYRILREHGQAGERRRQAGHPANVKPELVATGPNHVWSWDVTRLRSHAKGVYFHLYVMLDIYSRKAICWRLALSENAVDAEEFIAAAIAANGGIRPTYIHADRGSAMTAGSVADLMTRLAITRSHSRPKTSNDNPYSEAQFRTLKYDPYFPEVFADLAHATEYVNAYLPHYNHAHRHSGIGWHTPASVHHGTAELIRDQRQLVLNAAYTANPERFARRPTAPTIPETVWINDPNAITRPPLPAHLRNN; via the coding sequence CTGACCGGCCGCTCCCCGGCCACCCACTACCGGCGCCTGAAACCGCCGGTACAAGGTCCCCGCCCGCGTCGCGCCTCGCCGCCCTGCGCGCTCACCGACGCCGAGCGCGCCGCGGTGCTCGCCCTGCTCAACGCCGAGGAGAACGCCGACCTGGCCCCCGCCCAGCTCTACGCCCGCGAGCTCGACGAGGGCCGCTACCACTGCTCGGTCTCCACGATGTACCGGATCCTGCGCGAGCACGGCCAGGCCGGCGAACGCCGACGGCAGGCCGGACACCCGGCGAACGTGAAACCGGAGCTCGTCGCGACCGGCCCGAACCACGTGTGGTCCTGGGACGTCACCCGCCTGCGCTCGCACGCGAAAGGCGTCTACTTCCACCTGTACGTGATGCTCGACATCTACTCCCGCAAGGCGATCTGCTGGCGCCTGGCGCTCTCGGAGAACGCCGTGGACGCCGAGGAGTTCATCGCCGCCGCGATCGCGGCCAACGGCGGCATCCGCCCCACCTACATCCACGCCGACCGCGGCAGCGCGATGACCGCCGGGTCCGTCGCCGACCTGATGACCCGGCTCGCGATCACCCGCTCCCACAGCAGGCCCAAGACCTCGAACGACAACCCCTACTCCGAAGCACAATTCAGAACCCTAAAATACGACCCCTATTTCCCCGAGGTCTTCGCCGACCTCGCCCACGCGACTGAATACGTCAACGCCTACCTCCCCCACTACAACCACGCCCACCGCCACTCCGGCATCGGCTGGCACACCCCGGCCTCCGTGCACCACGGAACCGCCGAACTCATCCGCGACCAGCGCCAACTCGTCCTGAACGCTGCCTATACCGCCAACCCCGAACGCTTCGCCCGCCGCCCCACCGCCCCTACCATCCCCGAAACCGTCTGGATCAACGACCCCAACGCCATAACCCGACCGCCCCTGCCAGCCCACCTGCGCAACAACTAG
- a CDS encoding transposase — translation MGAARKKYTAEYKSQAVELVISSGKPVAEIARDLGIHEATLGNWVNLAKKNGTVVEKPVTADERARLRELEDEVRKLRMERDFLKKAAAWFASQNQ, via the coding sequence GTGGGAGCAGCGCGAAAGAAGTACACGGCCGAGTACAAGTCCCAGGCGGTCGAGCTCGTCATCAGCTCGGGTAAGCCGGTCGCGGAGATCGCCCGCGACCTCGGCATCCATGAAGCCACCCTGGGCAACTGGGTCAATCTCGCCAAGAAGAACGGCACCGTCGTCGAGAAGCCCGTCACCGCCGATGAGCGCGCCCGGCTGCGGGAGCTCGAGGACGAGGTGCGCAAGCTGCGCATGGAAAGAGATTTCCTAAAAAAAGCAGCGGCGTGGTTTGCCAGCCAGAACCAGTGA